From a region of the Halolamina sp. CBA1230 genome:
- the hisC gene encoding histidinol-phosphate transaminase, protein MQPRDLSAHVEYVPGRGVEEVARDLGLDPDELVKLSSNENPHGASPAAVDAVRGAAEEISVYPKAAHTDLTADLAENWDLDTEQVWVSPGADGAIDYLSRAMLDPEDPVLVPDPGFSYYGMSARYHHGDVHTYELSKADGFDMTAETVLDAYDGERMVFVTSPHNPTGATMVREEVEALLGGVDDDSLVVIDEAYGEFSEEPSATDLLDDYENLAILRTFSKAYGLAGLRIGYALVPAAWGDAYARVSTPFAASEAALRAAMAALDDDEHVERSVESARWAREHISEHLDAPTFDSEGNFVLCEVGDGSAVAEAAQREGVIVRDCSSFGLPGCIRLSCGTEAETRRAVETLNDVLAELEATA, encoded by the coding sequence ATGCAACCACGGGACCTCTCCGCCCACGTCGAGTACGTCCCCGGCCGGGGGGTCGAGGAGGTCGCCCGCGACCTCGGCCTCGATCCCGACGAGCTCGTGAAGCTCTCCTCGAACGAGAACCCACACGGCGCCAGCCCCGCGGCCGTCGACGCCGTCCGCGGCGCGGCCGAGGAGATCTCCGTCTACCCGAAAGCCGCCCACACCGACCTCACCGCGGACCTCGCCGAGAACTGGGACCTCGACACCGAGCAGGTCTGGGTCAGCCCCGGCGCCGACGGCGCCATCGACTATCTCTCCCGAGCGATGCTCGACCCCGAGGATCCCGTGCTCGTCCCCGACCCCGGCTTCTCCTACTACGGGATGAGCGCGCGCTACCACCACGGCGACGTGCACACCTACGAACTCTCGAAGGCCGACGGGTTCGATATGACTGCCGAGACGGTGCTCGACGCCTACGACGGCGAGCGGATGGTGTTCGTCACGTCGCCGCACAACCCCACGGGGGCGACGATGGTCCGCGAGGAGGTCGAAGCGCTCCTCGGCGGCGTCGACGACGACTCGCTGGTCGTGATCGACGAGGCGTACGGCGAGTTTTCCGAAGAACCCTCCGCCACGGACCTGCTCGACGACTACGAGAACCTCGCGATCCTGCGGACGTTCTCGAAGGCGTACGGGCTGGCCGGCCTGCGGATCGGCTACGCGCTCGTCCCCGCCGCGTGGGGCGACGCGTACGCGAGGGTCTCCACGCCCTTCGCCGCCAGCGAGGCGGCGCTGCGGGCCGCGATGGCCGCGCTGGACGACGACGAACACGTCGAGAGATCCGTCGAGAGCGCGCGGTGGGCCCGCGAGCACATCAGCGAACATCTCGACGCGCCGACGTTCGACAGCGAGGGGAACTTCGTGCTCTGTGAAGTGGGCGACGGGAGCGCCGTCGCGGAGGCCGCACAGCGGGAGGGTGTGATCGTCCGGGACTGTAGCTCGTTCGGCCTGCCGGGCTGTATCCGGCTCTCCTGCGGGACCGAAGCGGAGACCCGTCGGGCGGTCGAGACGCTGAACGACGTGCTCGCCGAGTTGGAGGCGACGGCATGA
- the hflX gene encoding GTPase HflX, with the protein MQDSPPAETDAQRATTSDDDADRTAIVVARDADEQPDTTEIERLARAAGYEVVDTLTQRREEGGQYNVGRGKAEELARRVVATDADAALFDLELTPGQYGSLTALLPDGTGVVDRHRLVLDIFETGAGDEAARLQVELARLRYELPKLRETEERTHMQRAAETGSRVVDTERRIRIVENKLDELTDRASERRAERREQGFDLVAIAGYTNAGKSTLLHRLADDLAVDEMAPDHADLDGVAAVEDRLFKTLDTTTRRATIGGRRVLLTDTVGLVDGIPHDLVASFSATLDAVADSDAALLVVDASDPLPTMREKLRVSLAELDDPRGELLVVLNKSDLVDDEALEERRNAVDSVAGDRTAEVLAVSALAGGGAENLRDAVAAALPSETAQFDLPNIGDTQSFLAWAHDHGRVTAEYDGDRVRVEFAGRPAVVDRARSRATAIREG; encoded by the coding sequence TTGCAAGACTCACCACCAGCCGAGACGGATGCACAGCGAGCGACCACCAGCGACGACGACGCCGACCGAACCGCCATCGTCGTCGCCCGCGACGCAGACGAACAGCCGGACACGACCGAGATCGAGCGCCTCGCCCGCGCGGCAGGGTACGAGGTCGTCGACACCCTCACCCAGCGACGCGAGGAAGGCGGCCAGTACAACGTCGGTCGCGGGAAAGCCGAGGAACTCGCCCGGCGCGTGGTCGCGACCGACGCCGACGCGGCGCTGTTCGACCTCGAACTCACGCCCGGGCAGTACGGTTCCCTGACCGCGCTCCTCCCGGACGGCACCGGCGTCGTCGACCGCCACCGGCTCGTGCTCGACATCTTCGAGACCGGCGCCGGCGACGAGGCCGCCCGGCTCCAAGTCGAACTCGCGAGACTGCGGTACGAGCTTCCGAAGCTCCGCGAGACCGAGGAGCGCACTCACATGCAGCGCGCCGCGGAGACCGGCTCCCGCGTGGTCGACACCGAGCGACGGATCCGGATCGTCGAGAACAAGCTGGACGAACTGACCGACCGGGCGAGCGAGCGCCGGGCCGAGCGCCGCGAGCAGGGGTTCGATCTCGTCGCGATCGCGGGGTACACCAACGCGGGCAAGTCGACGCTGCTGCACCGGCTTGCGGACGACCTCGCGGTCGACGAGATGGCGCCGGACCACGCCGACCTCGACGGCGTCGCGGCGGTCGAGGATCGGCTGTTCAAAACGCTCGACACCACCACCCGCCGGGCGACGATCGGCGGGCGGCGCGTGCTGTTGACCGACACCGTCGGCCTCGTCGACGGGATCCCCCACGACCTCGTGGCGTCGTTCAGCGCAACGCTCGACGCTGTCGCCGACAGCGACGCCGCGCTGCTGGTCGTCGACGCGAGCGATCCGCTGCCGACGATGCGCGAGAAGCTCCGGGTCTCGCTCGCCGAACTCGACGACCCTCGGGGGGAGCTGCTGGTCGTGCTCAACAAGTCAGATCTCGTCGACGACGAGGCGCTCGAGGAGCGCCGAAACGCGGTCGACTCGGTGGCGGGCGACCGTACCGCCGAGGTGCTCGCGGTCAGCGCACTGGCGGGTGGCGGCGCCGAGAACCTCCGTGACGCCGTAGCCGCGGCGCTCCCGAGCGAGACAGCTCAGTTCGATCTGCCCAATATCGGTGACACGCAGTCGTTCCTCGCCTGGGCGCACGACCACGGCCGCGTGACGGCGGAGTACGACGGCGACCGCGTTCGCGTCGAGTTCGCGGGGCGGCCGGCGGTCGTCGACCGAGCGCGGTCGCGGGCGACGGCGATCCGGGAGGGGTGA
- a CDS encoding nucleoside phosphorylase has translation MSDASDEMQYHVELEPGDVADSVLLPGNPERVDKVTPLWDDHEEVAHHREYRTATGSYDGAPISVTSTGIGSPSAAIAVEELARVGADTFIRVGSCGAIQPEMDVGDLVITRGAVRQEGTSKEYVREDYPAVADEEVVSALVAAAERLGHDYHVGLTMSADSFYAGQGREGFEGFEAAGSEDLVEDLQEANVLNIEMEAAAVCTLANVYGLRSGAICSVFANRTTGEFMTEGESVAAETASLAVKLLAKMDEVKAEAGADRWHAGLSLD, from the coding sequence ATGTCCGACGCCTCCGACGAGATGCAGTACCACGTCGAACTCGAACCCGGCGACGTCGCCGACAGCGTGCTGCTCCCCGGCAACCCCGAGCGGGTCGACAAGGTCACGCCGCTCTGGGACGACCACGAGGAGGTCGCCCACCACCGCGAGTACCGCACCGCGACGGGCAGCTACGACGGCGCACCGATCTCCGTCACCTCCACCGGGATCGGTTCGCCCTCCGCCGCCATCGCCGTCGAGGAGCTGGCCCGCGTCGGCGCGGACACGTTCATCCGCGTCGGCTCCTGTGGCGCGATCCAGCCCGAAATGGACGTCGGCGACCTGGTGATCACCCGCGGCGCCGTCCGGCAGGAGGGGACGAGCAAGGAGTACGTCCGCGAGGACTACCCCGCCGTCGCCGACGAGGAGGTCGTCTCCGCGCTGGTCGCCGCCGCCGAGCGACTGGGCCACGACTACCACGTCGGGCTCACGATGTCCGCGGACTCCTTCTACGCCGGCCAGGGCCGCGAGGGGTTCGAGGGGTTCGAAGCCGCCGGGAGCGAGGACCTCGTGGAGGACCTGCAGGAGGCGAACGTGCTGAACATCGAGATGGAGGCCGCCGCGGTCTGTACGCTCGCGAACGTCTACGGCCTGCGGTCGGGTGCGATCTGTTCGGTGTTCGCGAACCGCACGACGGGCGAGTTCATGACCGAGGGCGAGTCCGTCGCCGCCGAGACGGCGAGCCTGGCGGTGAAGCTGCTCGCGAAGATGGACGAAGTGAAGGCGGAGGCGGGCGCGGACCGCTGGCACGCCGGGCTGAGTCTGGACTGA
- a CDS encoding class I SAM-dependent methyltransferase, with product MSDLRQSNRRAWDEWSDDFQAIWRSDTDEGELPPAPSPFAEDAPGGPQPQILESVEGKSYVELGCGGGQGSVGTAELGADPVVGVDFSGEQLRYARQLRDEYGVDESHRLSSAIEGLRPSGNRKPTASGDNQNASRSGDVDARFVQGDVTDLPLPDDRFDVASSEAAFQMVEDVDRAFAEAHRVLREGGVFVFSVMHPLNEALDPETGTLAESYVDPGPREIVIDENYEETLTVFDRTVADLHNGLVDAGFEVRRLLEHHNHEVEHNDPEESDKPDVLWKVPQSVRFWAIAR from the coding sequence GTGAGCGACCTCCGTCAGTCGAACCGACGAGCCTGGGACGAGTGGAGTGACGACTTCCAGGCGATCTGGCGCTCGGACACCGACGAAGGTGAGCTTCCACCCGCACCCTCCCCGTTCGCCGAAGACGCTCCCGGCGGCCCACAACCGCAGATTCTGGAGAGCGTCGAGGGGAAATCGTACGTCGAACTCGGCTGCGGCGGCGGGCAGGGGAGCGTCGGCACCGCGGAACTGGGCGCCGATCCGGTCGTCGGCGTGGACTTCTCGGGCGAACAGCTCCGGTACGCCAGACAGCTCCGCGACGAGTACGGCGTCGACGAGAGCCACAGGCTCTCGTCTGCCATCGAGGGACTACGTCCCTCGGGCAACCGGAAGCCGACGGCTTCCGGTGACAACCAGAACGCTTCGCGTTCTGGTGACGTCGACGCGCGGTTCGTGCAGGGCGACGTGACCGACCTCCCGCTGCCGGACGACCGCTTCGACGTGGCCTCCTCGGAGGCGGCGTTCCAGATGGTCGAAGACGTGGATCGCGCGTTCGCGGAGGCCCACCGCGTCCTCCGCGAGGGCGGCGTGTTCGTGTTCAGCGTGATGCACCCGCTCAACGAGGCGCTGGACCCTGAGACGGGAACGCTCGCGGAGAGCTACGTCGATCCGGGGCCGCGTGAGATCGTGATCGACGAGAACTACGAGGAGACGCTGACCGTCTTCGACCGGACGGTTGCGGACCTCCACAACGGCCTCGTCGACGCCGGCTTCGAGGTTCGGCGACTGCTCGAACACCACAACCACGAAGTGGAACACAACGACCCTGAAGAGAGTGATAAGCCGGACGTGCTGTGGAAAGTGCCCCAGAGCGTCCGATTCTGGGCGATCGCGCGCTAA
- a CDS encoding adenylate kinase family protein codes for MSGSNEIAFDRVALTGTPGTGKTTVADAVGQRLDIDVHHLNDLIREEGLHEGEDEQRGSLVADLDAIDEYLGDWSGLVDSHLAHHLDADAAIVLRCHPDELEERLREREEPEAKIAENVESEALDIVLSEAVRTYGEANVYEIDTSDRPVEAVVDDVVAVLRGEREPSAGTVDFTGAL; via the coding sequence ATGAGCGGGAGCAACGAGATCGCGTTCGACCGCGTCGCGCTCACGGGGACGCCCGGGACCGGCAAGACCACGGTCGCCGACGCGGTCGGCCAACGCCTCGATATCGACGTTCACCACCTCAACGACCTGATCCGCGAGGAGGGGCTCCACGAGGGCGAGGACGAACAGCGCGGCTCGCTCGTCGCCGACCTCGACGCGATCGACGAGTACCTCGGCGACTGGTCCGGACTAGTCGACTCCCACCTCGCCCACCATCTCGACGCGGACGCGGCGATCGTGCTGCGCTGTCACCCCGACGAACTGGAGGAGCGATTGCGCGAACGCGAGGAACCCGAGGCGAAGATCGCCGAGAACGTCGAGAGCGAGGCGCTGGACATCGTGCTCAGCGAGGCGGTCCGGACGTACGGGGAGGCGAACGTGTACGAGATCGACACCAGCGACCGGCCGGTCGAGGCCGTCGTCGACGACGTGGTCGCCGTGCTGCGCGGCGAGCGCGAGCCCTCGGCCGGCACGGTCGACTTCACGGGGGCGCTGTGA
- a CDS encoding DNA topoisomerase VI subunit B, with the protein MTSQQTTLGEGATTAEELAEGQREISIAEFFEKNKHMLGFDSGARGLVTAVKEAVDNALDATEEAGIRPDIYVEIREVGDYYRLVVEDNGPGITREQLPKVFGKLLYGSRFHKREQARGQQGIGISAAVLYSQLTSGKPAKITSRTEGSTEAEFFELIIDTDSNEPEIQTAETTSWDRSHGTRIELEMEANMRARSQLHNYIKHTAVVNPHARIELREPGLDEPLKFERATDQLPAETKEIRPHPHGVELGTLIKMLDATDSYSVSGFMQEEFTRVGKKTADSVVDSFRDRHFGRELGWPARNGAPAADVAADVESALREAVSNKGADATDTFAERVANSLTERERTTYSQLVDIVGTVADEVGAETGKTFGSTVRENAVGAAWAELVRFEGSPATGAGEDDTDEEEGLDRLTPTLYELVDDATSTRKDDAAVHGLAERLAERLVGREDGPSRMRLTLDDLKALVDEAADTTEEYDEETFGDTARENVVESLWSRMETVPDDPPNVNEIAGDRDTASELLEAMRETDILSPPTDCLAPITDELVEAGLKKEYDADFYAASTRDAEVHGGDPFVVEAGIAYGGDIPADGSVELLRFANRVPLVYQRGACATTDVVKRIGWRNYGLDQPGGSGMPSGPAVISIHVASTNVPFTSESKDALASVPEIEDEIELAIREAARELKSYLNKRRSMAKRREKQDVLGRILPQMAEKVAEVTGREHPDIEGAMARIMNNVGIDRERDGETVTLIVENHSDRNESLEITEIVSAEPDGLPDGVDAIEMDDEWFVNWNPDVGSGETVELEYSLPTDADADATVDGVDAEKLTVNA; encoded by the coding sequence ATGACCTCGCAGCAGACGACACTCGGCGAGGGCGCCACCACGGCCGAGGAGTTGGCCGAGGGCCAGCGCGAGATCTCCATCGCCGAGTTCTTCGAGAAGAACAAACACATGCTCGGGTTCGACTCGGGCGCCCGGGGGCTGGTGACGGCGGTGAAGGAGGCCGTCGACAACGCCCTCGACGCGACCGAGGAGGCCGGCATCCGGCCCGACATCTACGTCGAAATCCGGGAGGTCGGGGATTACTACCGGCTCGTCGTCGAGGACAACGGGCCCGGGATCACCAGAGAGCAGCTCCCCAAAGTGTTCGGGAAGCTGCTGTACGGCTCGCGGTTCCACAAGCGCGAGCAGGCACGTGGCCAGCAGGGGATCGGGATCTCAGCCGCTGTACTGTACTCCCAGCTGACTTCCGGCAAGCCCGCGAAGATCACCTCCCGCACCGAGGGGAGTACGGAGGCGGAGTTCTTCGAACTCATCATCGACACCGACAGCAACGAGCCGGAGATCCAGACCGCCGAGACCACCTCCTGGGACCGCAGCCACGGGACGCGGATCGAACTGGAGATGGAGGCGAACATGCGCGCCCGGAGCCAGCTCCACAACTACATCAAACACACCGCGGTCGTCAACCCCCACGCCCGGATCGAACTCCGGGAGCCGGGGCTCGACGAGCCGCTGAAGTTCGAGCGCGCGACCGACCAGCTCCCCGCGGAGACGAAGGAGATCCGCCCCCACCCCCACGGCGTCGAACTCGGGACGCTGATCAAGATGCTCGACGCGACGGATTCGTACTCCGTCTCGGGGTTCATGCAGGAGGAGTTCACCCGCGTCGGGAAGAAGACCGCCGACAGCGTCGTGGACAGCTTCCGCGACCGCCACTTCGGCCGCGAACTCGGCTGGCCCGCCCGCAACGGCGCGCCCGCCGCAGACGTTGCGGCCGACGTCGAGAGCGCCCTCCGCGAGGCCGTCTCCAACAAGGGCGCCGACGCGACTGACACGTTCGCCGAGCGCGTCGCGAACAGCCTGACAGAACGCGAACGGACCACCTACTCCCAGTTAGTCGACATCGTCGGCACCGTCGCCGACGAGGTGGGCGCCGAGACGGGCAAGACGTTCGGCTCGACGGTCCGGGAGAACGCGGTCGGAGCCGCGTGGGCGGAGCTGGTCAGGTTCGAAGGCTCGCCGGCAACGGGAGCCGGCGAGGACGACACCGACGAGGAAGAGGGCCTCGACCGGCTCACCCCCACGCTGTACGAACTGGTCGACGACGCCACCTCGACGCGGAAGGACGACGCCGCGGTCCACGGCCTCGCGGAGCGACTGGCCGAACGACTGGTCGGCCGCGAGGACGGGCCGAGCCGGATGCGTCTCACCCTCGACGACCTGAAAGCGCTGGTCGACGAGGCCGCCGACACCACCGAGGAGTACGACGAGGAGACGTTCGGCGACACCGCCCGCGAGAACGTCGTCGAGTCGCTCTGGTCGCGGATGGAGACCGTCCCGGACGACCCGCCGAACGTCAACGAGATCGCCGGCGACCGCGACACTGCCTCCGAACTGCTGGAGGCGATGCGGGAGACCGACATCCTCTCGCCGCCGACGGACTGTCTCGCCCCGATCACTGACGAGCTGGTCGAGGCGGGGCTCAAGAAGGAGTACGATGCGGACTTCTACGCCGCCTCGACGCGCGACGCCGAGGTCCACGGCGGCGACCCGTTCGTCGTCGAGGCCGGGATCGCCTACGGCGGCGATATCCCCGCCGACGGGAGCGTCGAACTGCTGCGGTTCGCCAACCGCGTGCCGCTGGTGTACCAGCGCGGGGCGTGTGCGACCACCGACGTGGTGAAACGCATCGGCTGGCGGAACTACGGGCTGGATCAGCCCGGCGGCTCGGGGATGCCCTCGGGGCCGGCGGTGATCTCGATCCACGTCGCCTCGACGAACGTCCCGTTCACCAGCGAGTCGAAGGACGCGCTGGCGAGCGTCCCGGAGATCGAGGACGAGATCGAACTCGCGATCCGGGAAGCTGCCCGCGAACTCAAATCCTACCTCAACAAGCGCCGCTCGATGGCCAAGCGCCGGGAGAAGCAGGACGTGCTCGGGCGGATCCTCCCCCAGATGGCCGAGAAGGTCGCCGAAGTCACGGGCCGCGAGCACCCAGACATCGAGGGCGCGATGGCCCGGATCATGAACAACGTCGGCATCGACCGTGAACGCGACGGGGAGACGGTGACGCTGATCGTGGAGAACCACTCCGACCGGAACGAGAGCCTGGAGATCACCGAGATCGTCTCCGCCGAGCCCGACGGACTGCCCGACGGCGTCGACGCGATCGAGATGGACGACGAGTGGTTCGTGAACTGGAACCCCGACGTGGGGTCGGGTGAGACGGTCGAACTGGAGTACAGCCTGCCGACAGACGCCGACGCCGACGCGACCGTCGACGGCGTCGACGCCGAGAAACTCACGGTGAACGCATGA
- a CDS encoding CDP-alcohol phosphatidyltransferase family protein, whose protein sequence is MTLDQYREIADRLLVPFVDAAEALGLTPDGVSVIAFVFAGAAGGAFALAGGQGPTWLYLAASFFVFANGWLDLVDGALARSLGTDSKGGDLLDHVLDRYADVIIIAGLAAGADAYALGLLAVTGVLLTSYLGTQIQAVGLGREYGGLLGRADRLALVGIVGVVAFVLPGELVAGFGAVELLLVLFAVVGHLTALQRFWGAWSDLS, encoded by the coding sequence GTGACGCTCGATCAGTACCGCGAGATCGCGGACCGCCTGCTCGTGCCGTTCGTCGACGCCGCGGAGGCGCTGGGACTCACTCCCGACGGCGTGAGCGTGATCGCGTTCGTGTTCGCCGGCGCCGCGGGCGGCGCGTTCGCGCTCGCGGGCGGGCAGGGGCCGACGTGGCTCTACCTCGCGGCCAGCTTCTTCGTGTTCGCGAACGGCTGGCTCGACCTCGTCGACGGCGCGCTGGCCCGCAGCCTCGGCACCGACTCGAAGGGCGGCGACCTGCTGGACCACGTGCTCGACCGCTACGCGGACGTGATCATCATCGCGGGGCTCGCAGCGGGCGCCGACGCGTACGCGCTGGGTCTGCTCGCGGTGACGGGCGTGCTGCTGACGTCCTACCTCGGCACACAGATTCAGGCGGTCGGGCTCGGCCGGGAGTACGGCGGCTTGCTCGGCCGCGCGGATCGCCTCGCACTGGTGGGGATCGTCGGCGTCGTCGCGTTCGTCCTGCCCGGCGAACTGGTCGCGGGCTTCGGCGCGGTCGAACTGCTGCTCGTCCTCTTTGCGGTCGTAGGCCACCTGACCGCACTCCAGCGGTTCTGGGGCGCGTGGTCGGATCTCTCCTGA
- a CDS encoding DNA topoisomerase IV subunit A, which yields MSTKDLSDEEARERLIDLAADFYDQFAAGEIPRMELPTRTKSNIEYDPEKNVWVYGDRKSTRSANSVSGARKLLKAAYTIEFLANQLDDDRSSTLRELYYLSESWDNEEAQFNGQDESNNLVEDLEIITGVTREDFHMRPEESGATLMGPLELREQTRRGEREIHCQLDVGEGGYQIPNNPDTIEFLDHDIDFVLCVETGGMRDRLIENGFDDEYNCLIVHLKGQPARATRRITKRLHNELDLPVVVFTDGDPWSYRIYGSVAYGSIKSAHLSEYLATPEAEYVGIRPQDIVDYDLPTDPLADSDVNALESELDDPRFQTEFWEEQIELQLDIGKKAEQQALASRGLDFVTDTYLPERLETMGVL from the coding sequence ATGAGCACGAAGGACCTGAGCGACGAGGAGGCACGGGAACGGCTGATCGACCTGGCCGCGGACTTTTATGACCAGTTCGCGGCCGGCGAGATCCCCCGGATGGAGCTCCCCACCCGGACGAAGAGCAACATCGAGTACGACCCCGAGAAGAACGTCTGGGTGTACGGCGACCGGAAATCCACCCGCTCGGCCAACTCGGTCAGCGGGGCGCGGAAGCTGCTGAAGGCCGCCTACACCATCGAGTTCCTCGCGAACCAGTTGGACGATGACCGCTCCTCGACGCTGCGAGAGCTCTACTACCTCTCGGAGTCGTGGGACAACGAGGAGGCCCAGTTCAACGGCCAAGACGAGTCGAACAACCTCGTCGAGGATCTGGAGATCATCACGGGCGTCACCCGCGAGGACTTCCACATGCGCCCGGAGGAGTCGGGCGCGACCCTGATGGGGCCGCTGGAGCTCCGCGAGCAGACCCGCCGCGGCGAGCGGGAGATCCACTGCCAGCTCGACGTCGGCGAAGGCGGCTACCAGATCCCCAACAACCCGGACACGATCGAGTTCCTCGACCACGACATCGACTTCGTGCTCTGTGTCGAGACGGGTGGGATGCGGGACCGCCTGATCGAGAACGGGTTCGACGACGAGTACAACTGCCTGATCGTCCACCTCAAGGGACAGCCCGCCCGCGCGACCCGTCGGATCACCAAGCGACTCCACAACGAACTGGATCTGCCGGTCGTGGTGTTCACTGACGGCGACCCGTGGTCCTACCGGATCTACGGCTCGGTCGCGTACGGCTCGATCAAGTCCGCCCACCTCTCGGAGTACCTGGCGACGCCGGAGGCCGAGTACGTGGGGATCCGTCCGCAGGACATCGTCGACTACGACCTGCCGACGGATCCGCTGGCGGACTCGGACGTGAACGCGCTGGAGTCCGAACTCGACGACCCGCGCTTCCAGACCGAGTTCTGGGAGGAACAGATCGAACTCCAGTTGGACATCGGGAAGAAGGCCGAACAGCAGGCGCTGGCGTCGCGGGGGCTGGACTTCGTGACTGATACGTATCTGCCCGAACGGCTGGAGACGATGGGCGTGCTGTAA